In a genomic window of Salegentibacter salegens:
- a CDS encoding M23 family metallopeptidase has protein sequence MKQIKILSLFLILIIAGCSHVNKASDFITNPTAKEQYKRDFNVSDELFRIWESSSETAFQDSVEISLPYAENGKFFPKSFSVYSYEIELQPGEVLNLEVQTDSTKQLVFIELFEKTGDTVKKFEKVKSNDFQKKNLNFEAEKTATYKVVIQPEIEAHTPFTFKMEKNPAYLFPVSAGLNTNVQSYWGDNRDGGSRSHEGIDIFAKRGTPVVAVTNGSIGYTGEKGLGGKQVWLQDRKRGQSLYYAHLDSIANVSGNVKRGDTLGFVGNTGNAKTTPPHLHFGIYKSYRGAINPLHFVYQINPLEADPDMPESIPQKLIVKSSIANLRNKPTTSNSRILSTSKAQDTLQFLGKTNEWFHVRTTANKASFVHESLVKSI, from the coding sequence ATGAAGCAGATAAAAATTTTAAGCCTATTCTTAATTTTAATTATTGCAGGGTGTTCGCATGTAAATAAAGCATCCGATTTTATCACAAATCCAACCGCAAAAGAACAATACAAACGCGATTTTAATGTTTCAGATGAATTGTTCCGTATTTGGGAAAGTTCTTCTGAAACCGCATTCCAGGATAGTGTTGAAATCAGCCTTCCCTATGCTGAAAACGGAAAATTCTTTCCCAAAAGTTTTTCAGTCTATTCTTATGAAATTGAGCTTCAACCCGGTGAAGTTCTTAATTTAGAAGTGCAAACCGATTCTACAAAACAATTGGTGTTTATTGAGCTTTTTGAAAAAACCGGTGATACGGTTAAAAAATTTGAGAAAGTAAAATCAAATGATTTTCAGAAGAAAAACTTAAATTTTGAAGCTGAAAAAACCGCGACTTACAAAGTAGTAATCCAGCCGGAAATTGAAGCACATACCCCGTTTACATTTAAAATGGAGAAAAATCCAGCATATCTTTTTCCGGTGAGTGCCGGCCTTAATACTAATGTACAGAGTTATTGGGGAGATAATCGCGATGGCGGATCCAGGAGCCACGAAGGCATTGATATTTTCGCAAAAAGAGGTACTCCCGTGGTCGCTGTAACTAACGGAAGCATTGGTTATACCGGTGAAAAGGGTTTGGGTGGTAAGCAGGTTTGGTTACAAGACCGTAAACGCGGTCAGTCGCTTTATTATGCCCATTTAGATAGTATTGCCAATGTTTCAGGAAATGTAAAGAGAGGCGACACTTTAGGCTTTGTTGGCAATACCGGAAATGCCAAAACCACGCCGCCCCACCTCCATTTTGGAATTTATAAAAGTTACCGTGGTGCGATAAATCCGTTGCATTTTGTATATCAAATTAATCCCCTAGAAGCCGATCCTGATATGCCGGAGAGTATTCCGCAAAAATTAATTGTAAAAAGTAGTATTGCTAACCTTAGAAATAAACCCACAACTTCAAATTCCAGGATTTTAAGTACTTCAAAAGCCCAGGATACGCTTCAATTTTTAGGAAAAACCAACGAGTGGTTTCACGTAAGAACCACAGCGAATAAAGCATCTTTTGTTCACGAAAGTTTGGTGAAATCAATTTAA
- a CDS encoding type II toxin-antitoxin system RelE/ParE family toxin: protein MAKFRIIWSSTAKLELQKIHDYFKFEKKTPQGAKSIIQDILKATKEITFPAQYQIEETNPKYRRIVIRHYKIIYKEENNNILILRIFDSRQSPEKLHD from the coding sequence ATGGCTAAGTTTCGGATAATTTGGTCTTCAACTGCAAAATTAGAACTTCAAAAAATACACGATTATTTTAAGTTCGAGAAAAAAACCCCTCAAGGAGCAAAATCAATAATTCAGGACATTCTTAAGGCAACTAAAGAGATTACTTTTCCCGCACAATATCAAATTGAAGAAACCAATCCGAAATACCGTAGGATTGTAATTCGCCATTATAAAATAATTTACAAAGAAGAGAATAACAATATTTTAATCTTAAGAATTTTTGATAGCCGGCAAAGTCCTGAAAAGCTACATGATTAA
- the radA gene encoding DNA repair protein RadA — protein MAKVKSTFYCQNCGSQYAKWQGKCSACGEWNTIAEEIVEKPDAKDWKSPSEREAKRTAKPLKIAEIENSPQNRWHTGNNELDRVLGGGLVPGSLTLLGGEPGIGKSTLLLQISLQLNYKVLYVSGEESQQQIKMRAERINPVAANCYILTETKTQNIFRQIEAIEPEVIIIDSIQTLHSDYIESAPGSISQIRECTAELIKFAKETNTPVILIGHITKEGSIAGPKVLEHMVDTVLQFEGDRNHVYRILRAHKNRFGSTHELGIYEMQGSGLREVSNPSEILISKNDEDLSGTAISATLEGMRPLMIEIQALVSTAVYGTPQRSATGYNVKRLNMLLAVLEKRAGFRLGAKDVFLNITGGITVDDPAIDLAVIAAILSSNEDVSIPKDICFAAEVGLAGEIRPVTRVEQRIMEAEKLGFAGIMVSKQSKIPKNNFTINIIKVAKIEDVVSHLFG, from the coding sequence ATGGCCAAAGTTAAATCAACGTTTTACTGCCAGAACTGTGGTAGCCAATATGCAAAATGGCAGGGCAAATGCAGCGCTTGTGGCGAATGGAATACCATTGCTGAAGAAATTGTAGAAAAGCCCGATGCAAAAGACTGGAAATCGCCAAGTGAGCGAGAAGCAAAACGTACTGCCAAACCTCTAAAAATAGCTGAAATTGAAAATAGCCCTCAAAACCGATGGCATACCGGCAATAATGAGCTGGATCGTGTTTTAGGCGGCGGACTTGTTCCGGGATCGCTCACCCTACTGGGCGGTGAACCGGGCATAGGAAAAAGTACGCTTTTACTTCAAATTTCGCTTCAGTTAAACTACAAAGTTTTATATGTTTCCGGGGAAGAAAGTCAGCAGCAAATAAAAATGCGGGCTGAGCGTATAAACCCAGTTGCGGCCAACTGCTATATTCTTACCGAAACCAAAACCCAAAATATCTTTAGGCAAATTGAAGCTATAGAGCCCGAAGTGATTATTATAGATTCAATCCAAACCCTACACAGCGATTATATTGAAAGTGCGCCGGGCAGTATTTCTCAAATTAGAGAATGCACCGCAGAACTTATAAAATTCGCAAAAGAAACGAATACACCAGTTATCTTAATTGGCCATATTACTAAAGAAGGAAGCATTGCCGGCCCAAAAGTGCTAGAGCATATGGTAGACACCGTTTTACAGTTTGAAGGCGACAGGAACCACGTATATAGAATACTAAGAGCTCACAAAAACCGCTTTGGCTCCACCCACGAACTTGGCATCTACGAAATGCAGGGCAGCGGACTTCGAGAAGTAAGCAATCCTTCTGAAATTTTAATTTCCAAGAATGATGAAGATCTTAGCGGAACAGCAATTTCAGCCACCCTGGAAGGAATGCGCCCACTTATGATAGAAATCCAGGCACTGGTAAGCACAGCGGTTTATGGCACTCCGCAACGTTCGGCTACCGGTTATAATGTAAAAAGACTGAACATGTTGCTGGCGGTCTTAGAAAAACGTGCCGGCTTTAGACTTGGTGCTAAAGATGTTTTTCTAAATATTACCGGTGGAATCACCGTAGATGATCCTGCAATAGACCTAGCTGTAATTGCCGCGATTTTATCTTCAAATGAAGATGTTTCCATTCCAAAAGATATATGTTTTGCTGCTGAAGTTGGTCTTGCCGGAGAAATTAGACCCGTGACCCGCGTAGAACAACGCATTATGGAAGCTGAAAAACTAGGCTTTGCCGGAATTATGGTTTCCAAACAAAGTAAGATTCCAAAAAATAACTTCACAATAAATATCATTAAAGTTGCTAAAATTGAAGATGTGGTAAGCCATTTGTTTGGGTAA
- a CDS encoding alpha/beta hydrolase, whose protein sequence is MVKKLLIFVLLVAPLLSPAQTLYETISSEKLGETREIKIQLPRNYEENTEKTYPVILVLDGDYLFEPMAGNVDYSSYWEDAPEMIVVGINQSKTRMDDAYYDEQNFLPADKGAAFFEFLGMELMQHLDNKYRTADFRVIAGHDYTANFINYYLLKPDPIFDGYINLSPDLAPPMADRISSNLAKSQTKKWIYLATGTSDIPQLKKGIEDLNSQLAAIENDLVTYKFDNFENATHYSLVGKAIPSALESLFNVYRPISQKDYNELLLQTSVSSVEFLRDKYESINELFNIQKKIRLEDFMAVHNAIEKTRRWDDYKDLSKLAYDNYPGTMLGTFFEARYEEETGNPKKAMRTYQNAYGQEKIAFLDTDFMLAKADAIKKDFGY, encoded by the coding sequence ATGGTAAAAAAATTACTAATTTTTGTGCTGCTAGTGGCGCCGCTACTAAGTCCAGCACAAACTCTTTACGAAACGATTTCTTCCGAAAAACTCGGTGAGACAAGGGAAATCAAAATTCAACTCCCACGAAATTACGAGGAAAATACCGAAAAAACCTATCCGGTGATTCTTGTATTAGATGGTGACTACCTGTTTGAACCTATGGCAGGTAACGTAGATTATTCTTCCTATTGGGAAGATGCGCCCGAAATGATTGTAGTAGGCATCAACCAAAGTAAAACCCGTATGGACGATGCTTATTATGATGAGCAAAATTTTCTTCCGGCAGATAAAGGCGCGGCCTTTTTTGAATTCCTGGGAATGGAACTTATGCAGCATCTAGATAATAAATATCGAACTGCAGATTTCAGGGTAATTGCCGGCCACGATTATACCGCAAATTTTATCAATTATTATTTGCTAAAACCCGATCCTATTTTTGATGGTTACATTAACCTAAGTCCAGATTTAGCACCTCCAATGGCCGATAGAATTAGTAGTAATCTTGCGAAATCTCAAACTAAAAAGTGGATCTACCTGGCTACGGGAACTTCTGATATTCCTCAGTTAAAAAAGGGAATTGAAGATCTAAACTCCCAGCTTGCCGCAATAGAAAACGACTTGGTAACTTATAAGTTCGATAATTTTGAAAACGCTACACATTATTCCCTGGTAGGAAAAGCAATACCTTCTGCCTTAGAAAGTCTGTTTAACGTTTACCGGCCTATTAGTCAAAAAGATTACAACGAACTTTTACTGCAAACTTCGGTATCTTCAGTTGAATTTTTACGAGATAAATATGAGAGCATTAATGAGCTTTTCAATATTCAGAAAAAAATAAGATTAGAAGATTTTATGGCCGTTCATAATGCGATTGAAAAAACACGACGTTGGGACGATTATAAGGATTTAAGCAAATTGGCTTACGATAATTATCCAGGTACTATGCTGGGAACTTTTTTTGAAGCTCGTTATGAGGAAGAAACTGGAAACCCCAAGAAAGCGATGCGTACCTATCAAAATGCCTACGGGCAGGAAAAAATCGCATTTTTAGATACCGATTTTATGCTTGCAAAAGCTGATGCAATTAAAAAAGATTTCGGTTATTAG
- a CDS encoding lysylphosphatidylglycerol synthase transmembrane domain-containing protein produces MKKKIFKILKIVLPLLLGVFLIWYSLKSATPQERQELWQNILTANPWFLLLSMLFGGLSHLSRAYRWKFMLEPLGYKPKLANSFMAVMAGYLANFGIPRSGEVLRAASLSTYEKIPFEKAFGTIISERIADVIVMLSITAITLFLQTEHLLAYFKANEINPLISVGILLGLVFIGVLGLQIIKRSQLSFLVRIRKMAQGLLEGMRSILKMKQKWAFIFHTLFIWLMYILMFYVVVFSIPGLENTPFSIIMAAFVVGSFAISATNGGIGVYPVAIGAILMLFNISKQNGEAFGWLTWGTQTVMVLILGGLSFILLPIFNRQK; encoded by the coding sequence TTGAAGAAGAAGATATTTAAAATACTTAAAATCGTACTCCCATTATTATTGGGAGTTTTTTTAATCTGGTATTCTCTTAAAAGCGCCACACCGCAGGAACGGCAAGAATTATGGCAAAATATTTTAACTGCCAACCCGTGGTTTTTATTGCTTTCTATGCTTTTTGGAGGTCTTTCACACCTTTCCCGCGCTTATAGATGGAAATTTATGCTAGAGCCACTGGGCTACAAACCCAAATTAGCCAACAGTTTTATGGCAGTAATGGCAGGTTATCTTGCTAATTTTGGAATTCCAAGATCTGGTGAGGTGTTACGAGCTGCCAGCCTTTCTACTTATGAGAAAATCCCTTTTGAAAAAGCTTTCGGAACTATTATTTCTGAAAGAATAGCCGATGTTATTGTTATGCTTAGTATAACAGCCATCACATTATTTCTTCAAACCGAACACCTACTTGCCTATTTTAAAGCCAACGAAATTAATCCGTTAATTAGCGTTGGAATTCTTTTAGGCCTGGTATTTATTGGTGTTTTAGGCCTGCAAATTATTAAAAGATCTCAACTTTCTTTCCTGGTACGTATTAGAAAAATGGCTCAAGGTCTTTTAGAGGGAATGCGCAGTATTTTAAAAATGAAACAAAAATGGGCGTTTATATTTCATACCCTTTTCATTTGGTTGATGTACATTCTTATGTTTTACGTTGTTGTATTTTCAATACCCGGACTGGAAAATACTCCATTTTCAATAATTATGGCTGCTTTTGTCGTAGGTTCTTTTGCCATTTCTGCAACAAATGGCGGAATTGGCGTTTATCCTGTAGCAATTGGTGCAATTTTGATGCTTTTTAACATTTCTAAACAAAATGGTGAAGCATTTGGCTGGCTCACCTGGGGCACACAAACCGTAATGGTCCTCATTTTAGGCGGATTATCCTTTATTTTACTACCTATTTTCAACCGTCAAAAATAA
- the panD gene encoding aspartate 1-decarboxylase, whose protein sequence is MQVHVVKSKIHRVKVTGADLNYIGSITIDEDLMEAANIIEGEKVQIVNNNNGERLETYVIPGPRNSGEITLNGAAARKVAKGDILILIAYAIMDFEEAKAFKPSLVFPNEETNLLS, encoded by the coding sequence ATGCAAGTTCACGTAGTAAAATCTAAAATACACAGGGTAAAAGTTACAGGTGCCGATTTAAATTATATTGGAAGCATCACCATAGATGAGGATCTAATGGAGGCCGCTAATATTATTGAAGGTGAAAAAGTTCAAATTGTAAATAATAACAATGGTGAGCGTTTAGAAACTTACGTAATCCCCGGACCAAGAAATTCTGGAGAGATTACTTTAAACGGTGCCGCAGCAAGAAAAGTTGCTAAAGGTGATATTTTAATCCTTATCGCGTATGCAATTATGGATTTTGAAGAAGCGAAAGCTTTTAAACCCTCCCTCGTTTTTCCGAATGAAGAAACCAATCTTTTGAGTTAA
- the panC gene encoding pantoate--beta-alanine ligase yields the protein MQVFKEKTPLKAAIKAEKSKAKTIGLVPTMGALHHGHLSLVKQALQACDRVIISIFVNPTQFDNPADLEKYPRTLDQDIKLLEEASDNLWIFAPTAKELYGENISSEQFNFDGLEQVMEGKYRNGHFDGVGTIVKRLFTVVEPHKAFFGEKDFQQLQIVRKLTEKAGLPVEIVGCPILREDNGLARSSRNERLNIDQREKASFIYKTLLKTQELFGTKSADYIHDWVKEQFKNHPVLELEYFEIANTQTLKKINRKRKGNNYRAFIAAYAGDIRLIDNIALNNEE from the coding sequence ATGCAGGTTTTCAAAGAAAAAACCCCTTTAAAAGCGGCTATTAAAGCCGAAAAATCTAAAGCCAAAACCATTGGCTTAGTGCCTACAATGGGTGCTTTACACCACGGTCATTTATCTTTGGTAAAACAGGCTTTACAAGCTTGTGACCGGGTGATTATCAGCATCTTTGTAAACCCAACCCAATTTGACAATCCTGCAGATCTTGAGAAATATCCACGCACTTTAGACCAGGACATTAAGCTCCTGGAAGAGGCCAGTGACAACCTCTGGATTTTCGCCCCTACTGCTAAAGAATTATACGGTGAAAATATAAGTTCTGAGCAGTTTAATTTTGACGGTTTGGAGCAGGTAATGGAAGGAAAATACCGAAACGGACATTTTGACGGTGTGGGAACTATTGTAAAAAGACTGTTTACCGTCGTAGAACCACACAAAGCTTTTTTTGGCGAAAAAGACTTTCAGCAACTGCAAATTGTAAGAAAATTAACCGAAAAAGCGGGGCTTCCGGTAGAAATAGTAGGCTGTCCCATTTTACGGGAAGACAACGGTTTAGCAAGGAGTTCAAGAAACGAAAGATTGAATATAGATCAACGTGAAAAAGCTTCGTTTATTTACAAGACCCTCCTTAAAACCCAGGAACTATTTGGCACAAAAAGTGCAGATTATATACACGATTGGGTAAAAGAACAATTTAAAAATCATCCCGTTCTAGAATTGGAATATTTTGAAATTGCAAATACCCAGACTTTAAAAAAAATTAACCGAAAAAGAAAAGGCAATAATTACCGCGCTTTTATAGCGGCTTATGCTGGCGATATTAGGCTTATAGACAATATTGCTTTAAACAACGAAGAATAA
- a CDS encoding glycogen/starch synthase, translated as MKDKRILYVSSEVIPYLPETEISSTSFEAAKMVNNIGGQIRIFMPRFGNINERRHQLHEVIRLSGMNLVINDLDMPLIIKVASIPKERMQVYFIDNEDYFKRKATLTDEEGNMFDDNDERAIFFAKGVIETVKKLNWSPDIIHVHGWLASLLPLYLRRYYGNEPLFSGAKIVTSIYNQDFEGTLDEDMQEKVLYDGMEKEDIKHLKTPNYVNLMKLAADHSDAIITAGESIPEDLSKYIGKLNKPILPYKNREEFSQAYQDFYTNEVLSE; from the coding sequence ATGAAAGATAAGAGGATATTGTACGTATCATCTGAAGTTATTCCTTACCTGCCTGAAACCGAAATATCATCCACGTCTTTTGAAGCCGCAAAAATGGTAAATAATATTGGAGGGCAAATTAGAATTTTTATGCCCCGGTTTGGTAACATCAACGAACGTCGCCACCAGTTACACGAAGTGATAAGACTGTCGGGGATGAATTTGGTGATTAATGACCTGGATATGCCGTTGATTATTAAAGTGGCTTCAATCCCAAAGGAGAGAATGCAGGTTTACTTTATAGATAACGAAGATTATTTTAAAAGAAAAGCTACACTTACCGATGAAGAAGGCAATATGTTTGACGATAACGACGAGCGAGCCATCTTTTTCGCTAAAGGAGTAATAGAAACCGTTAAGAAATTAAACTGGTCTCCCGATATTATTCACGTTCACGGCTGGCTGGCATCCTTACTTCCGCTATACCTTAGACGTTATTACGGTAATGAGCCTCTATTTAGTGGGGCAAAAATAGTTACCTCTATATACAATCAAGACTTCGAAGGAACGTTAGATGAAGATATGCAGGAGAAAGTTTTGTATGACGGGATGGAGAAAGAAGATATAAAACATTTAAAAACCCCAAACTATGTTAATTTAATGAAGCTTGCGGCAGATCATTCAGATGCTATAATTACTGCAGGAGAAAGCATCCCTGAAGATCTTTCAAAATACATTGGCAAGCTTAATAAGCCTATACTTCCATATAAAAACAGGGAAGAGTTTAGCCAGGCTTATCAGGATTTTTACACTAACGAAGTTTTATCTGAATAG
- a CDS encoding DUF4270 domain-containing protein, whose product MNLMRMMYKAATIFVVVFVFVACDDEYSTVGGEIIENPSNLELEEVEVTAYSKKLNSVQTNNLGNHLLGVYNHPIYGQTTASILSQISLPTNNPTFGVEPELDSVVLTIPYFSTEGDLDEEGNVEYALDSVYGNTPIKISLQESNYFLNELDPEADFQDRQKYFSDQQDLFEQNLIGNVIYENENFRPSAQAIVSYEENAEGEQDTITSGPALRIKLPVEYFKEKIIDKEGSSVLSNNNNFKNYLRGMFIKAEATAEDGTMMLFNLQAGDAGIELFYTTEVETTNDDGDTETVRDARSYDLNFGSTIVNTFLGEYPGDVLQAIEESNEDSGAEKLFLNGGEGTMAVIELFENEEQIAAFRENEWLINEANLTFYVDQDFVAGIDEPTRLYLYNLDDNRIIADYSFATNFVQDGNENNPATSLSSFSTPLEIDEDENGVRYKLNVTQHVTNIIEDEADNVRLGLAITQNINITSNSAVRNTENVKFYPVMGIVSPKGTVLHGNLSNNEEKRLKLRIYYTEINN is encoded by the coding sequence ATGAATTTAATGAGAATGATGTACAAAGCAGCAACTATATTTGTTGTTGTTTTTGTTTTTGTGGCCTGTGATGATGAATATAGCACCGTTGGCGGTGAAATTATAGAAAACCCGAGTAACCTGGAGCTGGAAGAAGTTGAAGTAACCGCTTATAGCAAAAAACTAAATTCAGTACAAACCAATAACCTGGGAAATCACTTACTTGGCGTTTATAATCACCCAATTTATGGGCAAACTACGGCCAGTATCCTTAGCCAGATTTCATTACCAACCAATAATCCAACTTTTGGAGTTGAACCAGAACTTGATAGTGTGGTTTTAACCATTCCTTATTTTAGCACCGAAGGAGATTTAGACGAAGAAGGGAATGTTGAATACGCTTTAGATTCCGTTTACGGAAATACACCAATAAAAATTTCACTTCAAGAATCTAATTATTTCCTAAATGAGTTAGATCCTGAAGCCGATTTCCAGGATCGTCAAAAGTATTTTTCAGATCAACAGGACTTATTTGAGCAAAACCTTATTGGAAATGTTATCTATGAAAATGAAAATTTTAGACCCTCTGCGCAAGCTATCGTCTCTTATGAAGAAAATGCCGAAGGAGAGCAGGATACCATAACTTCAGGTCCCGCTTTAAGAATAAAACTACCGGTAGAGTATTTTAAGGAAAAAATTATAGATAAGGAAGGCTCCAGTGTTCTTAGCAATAATAACAATTTTAAAAATTATTTACGGGGAATGTTTATTAAGGCCGAAGCAACTGCTGAAGATGGCACAATGATGTTATTTAATCTTCAGGCTGGTGACGCCGGGATCGAGCTTTTTTATACTACTGAAGTTGAAACTACAAACGATGATGGTGATACTGAAACAGTAAGAGATGCCAGGAGTTACGATTTGAATTTTGGAAGTACTATTGTAAACACATTTTTAGGCGAATATCCTGGAGATGTATTGCAGGCTATAGAAGAAAGCAATGAAGATTCTGGTGCCGAAAAGCTTTTCCTTAATGGAGGAGAAGGAACTATGGCGGTGATAGAGCTTTTTGAAAATGAAGAGCAAATAGCGGCATTTAGAGAAAACGAATGGTTAATTAACGAAGCAAATCTTACGTTTTATGTAGATCAGGATTTTGTTGCCGGGATTGATGAGCCAACTCGTTTATATCTATATAATTTAGATGATAATAGAATTATAGCCGATTATAGTTTTGCTACTAATTTTGTGCAAGACGGTAATGAGAATAATCCAGCTACCTCGCTTTCCTCATTTTCAACTCCTTTGGAAATTGATGAAGATGAAAACGGAGTGCGTTATAAACTTAATGTTACTCAACACGTAACTAATATTATTGAAGACGAAGCAGATAATGTAAGATTAGGTCTTGCTATTACTCAAAATATAAATATCACCAGTAACTCAGCGGTTAGAAATACTGAAAATGTAAAATTTTATCCTGTGATGGGTATTGTTAGTCCTAAGGGCACTGTGTTGCACGGTAATCTTTCTAATAACGAAGAAAAAAGACTGAAACTTAGAATTTATTATACTGAAATTAATAATTAA
- the glmS gene encoding glutamine--fructose-6-phosphate transaminase (isomerizing), with translation MCGIVGYIGHRDAYPVVLKGLQRLEYRGYDSAGIALYDGKELKMCKTQGKVADLKEKLENTITTNGNVAIGHTRWATHGVPNDVNSHPHYSNSGDIVIIHNGIIENYDALKKELKTRGYTFKSDTDTEVLVNLIEDVIINEGVKLGKAVQIALNQTIGAYAIAVYNKTKPDEIVVARLGSPLAIGVGEDEFFIASDASPFIEYTNNAIYLEDGEMAVVRRGKEVKVRKIKDDTLVDPYIQELQLNLEQIEKGGYEHFMLKEIHEQPTAIKDTYRGRMLPDEGLIRMAGVDDNLERIANAKRILIVACGTSWHAGLVAEYIFEELARIPVEVEYASEFRYRNPIISEKDVIIAISQSGETADTMAAIKLAKEKGAFAFGVCNVVGSSISRETHAGAYTHAGPEIGVASTKAFTTQITVLTLMALKLAKHNGTISNTDFRTYLQEMERIPAKIEKALQGDEHIKMIADIYKDARNCLYLGRGFNFPVALEGALKLKEISYIHAEGYPAAEMKHGPIALIDEEMPVVVIATKKGHYEKVVSNIQEIKSRSGKIIAIVTEGDEEVRDLADHVIEVPETLEPLTPLLTTIPLQLLSYHIAVLLGKNVDQPRNLAKSVTVE, from the coding sequence ATGTGCGGAATTGTAGGATATATTGGGCATAGGGATGCATATCCCGTTGTCTTAAAAGGACTCCAGAGACTGGAATATCGTGGTTACGATAGTGCAGGGATTGCCCTTTATGACGGTAAAGAACTTAAAATGTGTAAAACACAGGGTAAGGTTGCCGATCTAAAAGAAAAACTTGAAAATACTATTACCACCAACGGGAATGTTGCGATTGGCCATACACGTTGGGCAACCCACGGGGTTCCTAACGATGTAAATAGTCACCCACATTACTCAAATTCTGGGGATATAGTAATTATCCACAACGGAATTATAGAAAATTACGATGCCCTTAAAAAGGAACTAAAAACTCGTGGTTACACTTTTAAAAGTGACACCGATACCGAGGTTTTGGTTAATCTTATAGAAGATGTAATTATTAATGAAGGCGTTAAGCTTGGTAAAGCAGTTCAAATTGCACTAAACCAAACTATTGGGGCGTATGCAATTGCGGTTTATAACAAAACCAAGCCAGATGAGATCGTAGTAGCTCGTTTAGGTAGCCCACTAGCAATTGGCGTTGGGGAAGATGAATTTTTTATAGCTTCAGATGCCTCTCCATTTATTGAGTATACCAATAATGCAATTTACCTGGAAGATGGGGAAATGGCTGTGGTAAGAAGGGGTAAAGAGGTTAAGGTTAGAAAGATTAAAGATGATACATTGGTAGATCCTTATATTCAGGAACTTCAACTTAATCTTGAGCAAATTGAAAAAGGTGGTTACGAGCACTTTATGCTTAAAGAAATTCACGAACAACCAACTGCTATTAAAGATACCTATCGTGGTAGAATGTTGCCCGATGAAGGTTTAATAAGAATGGCCGGGGTAGATGATAACCTGGAGCGTATTGCGAATGCAAAACGAATTCTTATCGTTGCCTGCGGTACTAGCTGGCACGCTGGCTTGGTAGCTGAATATATTTTTGAGGAGCTTGCGAGAATTCCTGTAGAAGTAGAGTATGCTTCAGAATTCAGGTACCGTAATCCAATTATTTCAGAAAAAGATGTGATTATAGCTATTTCCCAAAGTGGGGAAACTGCCGATACTATGGCGGCTATAAAACTTGCCAAAGAAAAAGGCGCTTTCGCTTTTGGCGTTTGTAATGTAGTTGGTTCTTCTATTTCCAGGGAAACCCACGCGGGGGCTTACACTCACGCTGGTCCTGAGATTGGGGTAGCTTCAACAAAAGCCTTTACTACGCAAATTACGGTGCTTACTTTAATGGCGCTAAAACTTGCAAAACATAACGGTACGATTTCTAATACAGATTTCAGGACCTATTTGCAGGAAATGGAACGTATTCCTGCTAAAATAGAAAAAGCATTACAAGGTGATGAACATATTAAAATGATCGCCGATATTTATAAAGACGCCAGAAACTGCCTGTATTTAGGTAGGGGATTTAACTTCCCGGTGGCGTTAGAAGGAGCGCTTAAGTTAAAAGAGATCTCCTATATCCACGCTGAAGGTTATCCTGCTGCCGAGATGAAACACGGCCCAATTGCACTTATCGATGAAGAAATGCCGGTAGTGGTTATTGCAACCAAAAAAGGACATTACGAAAAAGTAGTAAGCAATATCCAGGAAATTAAATCCAGAAGCGGAAAAATTATCGCTATTGTCACTGAAGGTGACGAGGAGGTGAGAGATCTTGCCGATCACGTGATTGAAGTGCCTGAAACTTTGGAACCGCTAACACCACTTCTTACAACTATCCCGCTTCAGTTATTATCATACCACATCGCGGTATTGCTAGGGAAAAATGTAGATCAGCCTAGAAATTTGGCCAAATCTGTTACTGTTGAATAA